A genome region from Megalobrama amblycephala isolate DHTTF-2021 linkage group LG16, ASM1881202v1, whole genome shotgun sequence includes the following:
- the LOC125249608 gene encoding ecto-ADP-ribosyltransferase 5-like, with translation MLLIIEALLFISSALGREHKAAVEGQIYPLDMALNSVDDQYDGCTEKMAHLVKTKYLEREINNSTEFKKAWQEGEMNAIAPEDNLTRNNSIAIYVYTNFDSSVYSSFNMAVHNGKQNYTEQTFKWYSLHFLLTVAIQILTEAQEKCKLTYRGTTVEFFKNVTGEVVRFGSFTSSSLDRTVAKRFGTKSCFEIKTCNGANVVKYSKYPEQKEVLIPPYEKFKVTAVRTRRYQKDLWCDTVYELESSGTRSDLNCSVAFNNSIRFTKYTSTFNMCAFCRCFCRKIRASRSYFKINRFEAFTDVGRLCGCLEENWLEEHRINQADRNFYIEHHQLRRGRLNPTVREMYAENQQLWRCRFSHTHIHPGQEISQKPRCYQFLHSVGTDRITFTLLKPCCRV, from the exons ATGCTGCTGATCATTGAAGCTCTTCTTTTCATTTCATCTGCTCTAGGACGG GAACATAAAGCTGCTGTTGAAGGACAGATATATCCACTGGATATGGCACTGAATTCTGTCGATGATCAGTATGATGGTTGTACAGAGAAAATGGCACACCTGGTGAAGACTAAATATCTAGAGAGGGAAATCAATAACTCAACTGAATTTAAAAAGGCCTGGCAAGAAGGTGAAATGAATGCCATAGCACCAGAGGACAACTTGACAAGGAATAATTCAATCGCTATTTATGTGTACACTAACTTTGATTCTAGTGTATATAGCAGTTTTAATATGGCTGTTCATAATGGGAAACAAAACTACACAGAACAGACATTTAAATGGTATTCACTTCACTTTTTGTTAACAGTTGCGATACAGATATTGACTGAAGCACAAGAGAAATGCAAGCTAACTTATCGTGGTACAACAGTTGAATTTTTTAAGAATGTGACTGGTGAAGTGGTTCGTTTCGGCTCTTTTACATCCTCCTCGCTCGACCGTACAGTAGCAAAACGTTTTGGAACtaaatcttgttttgaaatCAAAACTTGCAATGGTGCTAATGTGGTCAAATATTCTAAGTACCCTGAACAGAAAGAAGTGCTGATTCCTCCATATGAGAAGTTTAAAGTCACTGCTGTCAGGACAAGACGATATCAGAAAGATCTGTGGTGTGACACTGTGTACGAGTTGGAAAGCTCTGGAACAAGAAGTGACCTGAACTGTTCAGTGGCATTCAATAATTCAATCAGGTTCACCAAATATACATCAACATTTAATATGTGTGCATTTTGCAGATGTTTTTGCCGAAAGATAAGGGCCAGTCGTagctattttaaaataaataggtTTGAAGCATTTACTGACGTAGGCAGATTATGTGGTTGCCTAGAAGAAAACTGGCTGGAAGAACACAGAATCAATCAAGCTGATAGAAACTTTTACATAGAGCACCATCAGCTGCGTAGAGGCAGACTCAATCCCACCGTCAGAGAAATGTATGCAGAGAACCAACAGCTCTGGAGATGCAGATTCAGTCACACCCATATTCACCCAGGACAAGAAATTAGTCAGAAACCGCGTTGCTATCAGTTCTTGCATTCTGTAGGAACTGACCGCATTACCTTCACATTACTGAAGCCTTGCTGTAGAGTTTGA
- the LOC125249611 gene encoding NAD(P)(+)--arginine ADP-ribosyltransferase 2-like, whose product MLLIIEALLLISSALGRDHRDAVEEKTFPLDMALNSVDDYYLGCREEMAKYVKKYLNEECGKNVEFKNAWEEGKKKVLKHDTLKLDNSVAIYVYTDTDFKIYDKFNNATRNGKQKYIAKTYKWYSLQFLLTETIQILRKKQNRCFKTFRGTKLIFNGTAFTTIRFGSFISSSLDRNIAKRFGSKSCFEIYTCLGANVTEYSRLPYEKEVLIPPYETFNVTAVTTRIYQKDLWCETVYTLKSFGMKSELNCALCKKDQNNKVSCLLNTLL is encoded by the exons ATGCTGCTGATCATTGAAGCTCTTCTTCTCATTTCATCTGCTCTAGGACGG GATCACAGAGATGCTGTTGAAGAAAAGACATTTCCACTGGATATGGCACTGAATTCTGTCGATGACTATTATCTTGGCTGTAGAGAGGAAATGGCGaaatatgtgaaaaaatatctaaatgagGAATGTGGTAAAAATGTTGAATTTAAAAATGCTTGGGAAGAAGGTAAAAAGAAAGTATTGAAACATGATACCTTGAAACTAGACAACTCAGTTGCCATTTATGTGTACACTGAcacagattttaaaatatatgataaattCAATAATGCCACTCGTAAtggaaaacaaaaatacatagccaAGACATACAAATGGTATTCACTTCAATTTCTACTAACAGAAACGATACAGattctgaggaaaaaacaaaatagatgCTTTAAAACCTTTCGTGGTACAAAACTTATATTTAATGGGACTGCTTTTACAACCATTCGTTTCGGCTCGTTTATATCCTCCTCTCTTGATCGTAACATAGCAAAACGTTTCGGAAGtaaatcttgttttgaaatCTACACTTGTTTAGGTGCTAATGTGACAGAATATTCTAGGCTTCCTTATGAGAAAGAGGTGCTGATTCCTCCTTATGAGACATTTAATGTCACTGCTGTCACGACAAGAATATATCAGAAAGATCTCTGGTGTGAAACTGTGTACACTTTGAAAAGCTTTGGAATGAAAAGTGAACTGAACTGTGCTCTGTGCAAGAAAGACCAGAACAACAAAGTAAGCTGTTTGCTGAACACTTTGCTTTGA